In Pseudobacter ginsenosidimutans, the following are encoded in one genomic region:
- a CDS encoding glycoside hydrolase family 71/99-like protein, which produces MQIRFHHILLLLLGSTWLSCSKSDGGGEKEEDKPTWPSPVGDVVGKVTVGYQGWFACNGDGGPINMYWHWTQDWGKLPSSTNNGIKSWPDVRDYTKTYATGWADLNNGNPAHLFSNYDDQTVDVHFNWMKQYNLDCAALQRFNPNGIEGGIRDAVTARVKTAAEKYGRKFYIMYDVSGWNNMQTEVKTDWTNKMKTYTTSSAYAKQNGKPVVCIWGFGFNDNNHNFTAAACIDVIKWFKDQGCYVIGGVPTHWRSQNSDSRPGFIEVYKNFNMLSPWMVGRMSKIIDSDNFLVQTNAPDVTFCKANGIDYQPCIMPGDLQERQRVHGEFMWRQFYNMMRAGAQGFYISMFDEYNEGNQIAKTAETQAMVPAGSSFLTLDEDGTACSSDYYMRLAGDGGRMLKKEIALTPAKPTAVK; this is translated from the coding sequence GTTGTTCCAAAAGCGATGGGGGAGGAGAAAAGGAAGAAGATAAACCAACCTGGCCCTCACCCGTTGGCGATGTTGTGGGCAAGGTCACCGTAGGCTACCAGGGATGGTTTGCCTGTAATGGCGACGGAGGCCCCATCAATATGTACTGGCATTGGACGCAGGACTGGGGCAAGCTTCCTTCCTCCACCAACAATGGTATCAAGAGCTGGCCTGACGTTCGCGACTATACGAAAACCTACGCCACCGGCTGGGCCGATCTCAACAATGGAAATCCTGCGCATCTTTTTTCCAACTACGATGATCAGACAGTTGACGTTCATTTCAATTGGATGAAACAATACAACCTGGATTGCGCGGCCCTCCAGCGCTTCAATCCCAATGGCATTGAAGGCGGAATCCGTGATGCCGTTACCGCCAGGGTAAAGACCGCTGCAGAAAAATATGGCCGCAAGTTTTATATCATGTACGATGTGAGCGGCTGGAACAATATGCAGACTGAAGTAAAAACCGACTGGACCAACAAAATGAAAACATACACTACCAGCTCCGCCTATGCGAAGCAGAACGGAAAACCGGTGGTATGTATCTGGGGCTTCGGTTTTAACGATAACAACCACAATTTCACCGCCGCTGCCTGTATAGATGTGATCAAGTGGTTCAAAGACCAGGGCTGTTACGTGATTGGCGGAGTGCCTACGCACTGGCGTAGCCAGAACAGCGACAGCAGGCCAGGCTTCATTGAAGTGTACAAGAATTTCAATATGCTTTCACCCTGGATGGTGGGGCGCATGAGCAAGATCATCGATTCCGATAATTTCCTGGTGCAGACCAATGCGCCCGATGTTACTTTCTGTAAAGCCAATGGCATCGATTACCAGCCCTGCATCATGCCCGGCGACCTGCAGGAAAGACAACGAGTGCATGGCGAATTCATGTGGCGCCAGTTTTACAATATGATGCGGGCCGGTGCACAGGGCTTTTATATTTCGATGTTTGATGAATACAATGAAGGCAACCAGATCGCGAAAACAGCAGAAACTCAGGCAATGGTGCCGGCAGGTTCCAGTTTCCTGACCCTGGATGAAGATGGTACTGCCTGCTCCTCCGATTATTACATGCGGCTTGCCGGTGATGGTGGCAGGATGCTGAAAAAAGAAATTGCATTAACGCCGGCAAAACCGACGGCGGTGAAATAG